The following is a genomic window from Streptomyces chrestomyceticus JCM 4735.
GGCGAGCACCAGCGAGACCGAAGCGGCCAGCCGGGCGCCCTCGCCGTTCGCCACCGAGGCGGTCCGCATGCCGCGCAGCGGGCAGGGCCCGGCGGTACGGCGCTGTGCTGCCGCCCGGCCGGACTGGGCGTCCGTCAGGACGGACACGATCAAGCCATCGTAATTGGTGACCACCCGGGCGAACTGCCCGTGATCACCGCGCAGGGCGAGGCACAGCCCGCACAGATGGGCCATCCACTCGGCCTTGAGCCCGTTGGACAGGCGATGGGTGCAGGGCCTGACGATTCCGAACACGTGACGAGATCCCCCGTTGGACGTCGATGAAGAGCGGTCGTGGCTGGACATCGTATGACCCGGCGGGGGCGGGTGACGGCGGTGGTGGCCCGCGCGGCGGAGGTGGCCGCGGGGTTCGACCGGATCGGGCGGCGGGCGTGCCGGGGTGGGCAGGACGGGGCATAGCAGGAGGCACGACGACACAAGCCGGAGGAGACGCCATGAGGGACACCGCGACGGTGCCGACCGGACCAGCCGGAGCCCAGGCCCGCCCCGGGCAGGCCTGCCCGCCCACCCGTATCGCCCGCGTGCCCCGCAGCCGTACCGCGTATGCCGCGTGGCCGGAGACGCGGTGAGGCGCCGCGGCGTCCGCCCCCGGAGCCGGCTGCCCGTCTCCGAGAGCGAGCGGGTGCTGTTCGGCGGTGCGCTGCGCTACGACCTGTCGTTCACGCGGCACGAGATGCCGATCCTGCGGATGGGACTGTGGTCGATGGCCCGCCAGTTCCCCGCCATGATGGGCGCCGTCGCGAAGGCGGCCTGGCGTGAGGACCGCGCCGCGCTGTCGGTGCTGCTCGGCGCGGAGGCCGGCCAGGGCGTCCTGCGGGCCTTCACCCTGGTGGCCACCAATCAGGCGCTCGTGGCGCTGTTCGCGGCCGGGCCCACGCCCGAGCGGCTGCGGCAGGCGCTGCCCGCCCTGGTGGCCGTGGCTGTCGTCGCGGTGCTCTCGGCTCTCCTGGCGGCGGTGTCCACTGCGGCGTCCGGGCAACTGGAGCCCAAGATCGAGCGCGTCTGCACGGCCCGCTTCTACCACGGTGTGATCCACGTCGAACTCGCCGCCCTGGAGGACCAGCAGGTCCACCGCACGCTCGACGCGGGCCGGTTCGGCACCGACTCCATCCGGATGATGCTCGGATCCTCGATCCTGGTCCTCAACGCGCTGATCGGTCTGCTCGCCGCGGCCGGTGTGCTGCTCATGCTGCACCCGCTGCTCGTGCTGATGCTGTTCCTGGTGGCCGCCCCCAAGGGGTGGGGCGCGGTGCTCTCGGCCCGTAGGCAGTACGAGTCCCGGCACACGTGGATCGAGCACCGCCGGGCCATCTCCGTCATCACCCAGAAGCTCACCGACCAGGCGTGCGCCGCCGAGATCCGGGTGCACGGAGCGGGGCGGATGCTGGTGGACGCGTACGCGGACATGTCGAAGACGGTGGAGCGGGAGCAGCAGCGGCTGGCCCGCGCCGAGGCCCGCACCCAGACCGTCGCCTCGGCGGCCTCGGGCCTGGCGTCCCTGGGCGCCTACGGCGTGCTGTGGCTGCTGCTGATTGGCGGCGGTATGCCGCTGGCCGTGGCCGGTACCGCCGTGATCGCCGTACGGACGTCCAGCGCCGGCCTGATGTCGCTGGTCATGCAGTTCAACCGCCTCTACGAGGAGGCCATGTACCTCAAGGACTGGGAGGACGCGTGCAGCACCGCCAAGCGGCACGCCATTCCCGGCGGGGGCGCCCCGTTGACCGGGCCGCTGGAGGAAGTCCGCCTGGAGAACGTGTCGTTCACGTATCCCGGCGCCACCTCGCCCGCCCTGGACAAGGTGGACCTGACGATTGCCCGCGCCACGGTGGTGGCGCTGGTCGGGGCGAACGGTTCGGGCAAGTCCACCCTCGCCAAACTGGTGGCGGGCCTGTACCTGCCCAGTGACGGACGCCTGCTCTGGAACGGCACCGACACCCGGGACGCCGACCGTGCGGACGTCTTCGACCAGGTGGCCCTGCTGGCCCAGGACTTCCCGCACTGGCCGATGACCGCCCGCGCCAACATCCACATCGGGCGCAGCGACCAGCGGCTCGAACAGTGGCGCGTCGAGCGGGCGGCCGACAGCGCGGACGCGACCGATGTCGTCACCTCCCTGCCGCACGGCTGGGACAGCCTGGTCGTCAAGGGCTTCGAGCGCGGCACCCAGCTCTCCGGCGGGCAGTGGCAGCGCATCGGCACCGCCCGTGCCCACTACCGCGAAGCCCCGCTGCTGGTCGTGGACGAGCCGACGTCCGCGCTCGACCCACGGGCCGAGGTCGAGGCGTTCCAGGCCCTGCGTGCCCTCACGGACGACGGCACCACCGTCCTGCTGATCACCCACCGGCTCGCCGCCACCGCGACCGCCGACCTCATCTACGTCCTCGACGAAGGCCGCCTCATCGAGCAGGGCACTCATGCTCAACTGATGGCTCTCGACGGCGGTCATTACCGGTCGCTCTACGAGATTCAGGCCGCTCAGTACGCGAGTGCCGTCCCCGATTCCAAGGGGCGTGGCGCGGGGGAGGGGGGATGAGCCCGCCGGGCGGGCGCGTCCTGCGAGGTGCTTCAAGTACGCGACCGCGGGGCCCGGGATGTACGTCCAGGGCCCCGCGATATCCGTGCCTGGTGTGCCTGCCGCGTCTGCCGACACGGCGGTGCCGCTATTCGGTCAGTGACTTGGCGAACAGGCCGTACAGCTTCTTGTACGCCTCGTCCTGCGTCGGAATGAGCACCAGGACGCGAAGGGTCAGATGGCCCTTGGCCGGGACGATGTGGACGCCCTCCGGAGGCGAGCCGAGGACGACGTTTCCGTCGGAGCCGTCACTGATGACCATTCCCCAGAAACTCGCCTCGAATTCCGGTGCCAGTACCGAGCCGTCCGGGAGCTGGCCGAAGCCGACGTGCCAGTGCTTCACATCGGTGTCACCGGCATACAAAGTGACGTCGTAGGAGTGGATGTACTTGTGGGTCTGCCAGTCCTGCCAGGAGGAGTTGAAGGTGCTTTCCACCGTGAGATTCTTGTTGGCCGCCGTGAAATTCACGGTTTCCGGCGCGGATTCCTGGCCGCCGCGCACGGCCTTCGCCGTCACGCTGTGCTTCCCGGGCGACCAGCCGCCTTCGCGGGCGAAACTCCACAGGTTGCTGGTCACCTTGGCGGTGCCGAGCGGGCTCGCGCCCTCGGTGAGCGTCACCGAG
Proteins encoded in this region:
- a CDS encoding ABC transporter ATP-binding protein, yielding MRRRGVRPRSRLPVSESERVLFGGALRYDLSFTRHEMPILRMGLWSMARQFPAMMGAVAKAAWREDRAALSVLLGAEAGQGVLRAFTLVATNQALVALFAAGPTPERLRQALPALVAVAVVAVLSALLAAVSTAASGQLEPKIERVCTARFYHGVIHVELAALEDQQVHRTLDAGRFGTDSIRMMLGSSILVLNALIGLLAAAGVLLMLHPLLVLMLFLVAAPKGWGAVLSARRQYESRHTWIEHRRAISVITQKLTDQACAAEIRVHGAGRMLVDAYADMSKTVEREQQRLARAEARTQTVASAASGLASLGAYGVLWLLLIGGGMPLAVAGTAVIAVRTSSAGLMSLVMQFNRLYEEAMYLKDWEDACSTAKRHAIPGGGAPLTGPLEEVRLENVSFTYPGATSPALDKVDLTIARATVVALVGANGSGKSTLAKLVAGLYLPSDGRLLWNGTDTRDADRADVFDQVALLAQDFPHWPMTARANIHIGRSDQRLEQWRVERAADSADATDVVTSLPHGWDSLVVKGFERGTQLSGGQWQRIGTARAHYREAPLLVVDEPTSALDPRAEVEAFQALRALTDDGTTVLLITHRLAATATADLIYVLDEGRLIEQGTHAQLMALDGGHYRSLYEIQAAQYASAVPDSKGRGAGEGG